The following proteins come from a genomic window of Paenibacillus swuensis:
- a CDS encoding YveK family protein — protein MKAIQVSEFLALIRKRLGLIVLVTVISSLTSAYITMFHITPIYSNSCTLLVNEQSNSTDSALRFDDILLYEKLLGTYKDILKSNRILKPVTQWYGHGLTPEELASLTQITTNVNSQVITISVRFHDYKAATDLTNYIALTFKDNLQDIMSVDNVQILDEAELRDNPSPVSPNFILNMAASVFLGLSTSVAFIWLSYVMDSRIKSEDDLKDLLSYPLLGSVPSYPKSTRNQTMHR, from the coding sequence ATGAAAGCTATTCAAGTAAGTGAATTTCTGGCCCTGATTAGAAAGCGACTCGGGCTCATCGTTCTTGTGACCGTTATAAGTTCATTAACATCCGCGTATATCACTATGTTCCACATTACGCCTATATACTCTAATAGCTGTACCCTACTCGTAAATGAACAGAGTAATTCAACCGACAGCGCTCTTCGTTTCGATGATATTCTCCTTTATGAGAAACTGTTGGGTACGTACAAGGACATTCTTAAGAGCAACCGGATTTTGAAACCTGTCACCCAATGGTACGGCCATGGTTTGACACCGGAAGAACTGGCGAGTTTAACTCAAATTACCACGAATGTGAATTCCCAGGTCATTACGATCTCTGTCCGGTTCCATGACTATAAAGCGGCAACCGACTTAACGAACTACATAGCATTAACCTTTAAAGATAATCTGCAAGACATTATGTCGGTGGATAATGTACAGATTTTAGATGAAGCCGAACTGAGAGACAACCCTTCTCCTGTAAGTCCTAACTTTATTCTAAACATGGCGGCCTCGGTGTTCCTGGGCTTGTCCACATCCGTTGCGTTCATTTGGCTCAGCTATGTCATGGATTCCAGAATTAAGAGTGAAGATGATTTAAAGGACTTATTAAGTTATCCGCTTCTGGGTTCTGTGCCTTCCTATCCGAAATCCACCCGTAATCAAACCATGCATCGCTAA
- a CDS encoding glutamate-1-semialdehyde 2,1-aminomutase, with protein MIRTQSEKLYSQALEHIVGGVNSPSRSFKAVGGGAPVFMKRAQGAHFWDVDDNKYIDYLAAYGPIITGHAHPHVTEAIVRAAQNGTLYGTPTELEVVFARMLKDAVPSMDKVRFVNSGTEAVMTTIRVARAYTKRHKIIKFAGCYHGHSDLVLVAAGSGPSTLGIPDSAGIPPSIAQEVITVPFNDLDALREALERWGDDIAAVMVEPIVGNFGMVMPHVGYLEGLCRLARDNGSLVIYDEVISAFRFHYGTTQTYAAAFSDFAAIEPDLTALGKIIGGGLPIGAYGGKKHVMEQVAPLGPAYQAGTMAGNPASISAGIACLEVLGHPGVYDAMEALAARLAGGIAESARRHDVPLTVNRIGGAFSTHFCAGSVTNYEEAQASDGEQFARFFRAMLERGVCLAPSKYEAWFLTTAHTDADIDYTLEAADQAFASMRG; from the coding sequence ATGATTCGCACGCAATCGGAAAAACTGTATTCACAGGCATTGGAACATATCGTCGGCGGGGTTAATTCCCCTTCCCGTTCCTTCAAGGCGGTGGGCGGCGGCGCCCCCGTCTTTATGAAACGCGCCCAAGGCGCCCACTTCTGGGACGTGGACGACAACAAATACATTGATTATCTCGCCGCTTACGGGCCGATTATTACAGGACACGCGCATCCGCATGTTACGGAAGCGATCGTGCGCGCGGCGCAGAACGGGACGTTGTACGGCACGCCGACGGAACTCGAAGTCGTGTTCGCGCGGATGCTGAAGGACGCCGTCCCGTCCATGGACAAGGTCCGCTTCGTCAACTCCGGCACGGAGGCCGTCATGACCACAATCCGCGTGGCCCGCGCCTATACGAAGCGGCACAAGATCATCAAGTTTGCCGGGTGTTACCACGGCCACTCGGACCTGGTGCTCGTCGCCGCGGGCTCCGGCCCGTCCACGCTGGGCATCCCCGACTCCGCGGGGATCCCGCCAAGCATCGCCCAGGAGGTCATTACGGTGCCCTTCAATGACCTGGACGCGCTCCGCGAAGCGCTTGAGCGCTGGGGCGACGACATTGCCGCGGTGATGGTCGAGCCGATCGTCGGCAACTTCGGCATGGTCATGCCCCACGTCGGTTACCTCGAGGGGCTGTGCCGGCTGGCGCGTGATAACGGCTCACTTGTCATCTACGATGAAGTGATCAGCGCGTTCCGCTTCCATTACGGCACAACGCAAACCTATGCCGCGGCGTTCAGCGATTTCGCCGCGATCGAGCCGGATCTTACCGCGCTCGGCAAGATCATCGGCGGCGGACTGCCGATCGGCGCTTACGGCGGCAAGAAGCACGTGATGGAGCAAGTGGCGCCGCTCGGCCCCGCGTACCAAGCAGGCACGATGGCCGGCAACCCGGCCTCCATCTCGGCGGGCATCGCCTGCCTGGAGGTGCTGGGGCATCCGGGCGTGTACGACGCGATGGAAGCGTTGGCCGCGCGGTTGGCCGGCGGCATCGCGGAGTCTGCGCGCCGGCATGATGTGCCGCTGACGGTCAACCGCATCGGCGGCGCGTTCTCGACGCACTTCTGCGCAGGCAGCGTCACGAACTACGAGGAAGCGCAGGCTTCCGACGGGGAGCAGTTCGCCCGCTTCTTCCGGGCGATGCTGGAGCGGGGCGTGTGCCTCGCCCCGTCGAAGTATGAGGCGTGGTTCCTGACCACGGCGCATACGGATGCGGACATTGATTACACGCTGGAAGCGGCGGATCAGGCGTTTGCTTCGATGCGAGGATAA
- a CDS encoding AraC family transcriptional regulator: protein MIRQTHLTSSELDECFWGTELQCIYMHLAEAKDRWECEMHTHEELEIGYVFQGTGIYQIGGETYEAHAGDLFVIPPGTPHFETHDADVPFELMFLMIRHDGAGAERLNAFTKEWKGRHSFHRHSRIQTRFEDICREIVAQQAGYLSVIDGILREIYIKLYRKVNDNPSKQIPASWNKSERNRQVLSEIERYVEAHISNSITVELVAQHFFYHPKYLSRLYKEEKGETLAELISSIRLRKAKLLLADTIIPIEQMADLLGLSSIQYVYKWFKKEMGITPLEYRMQISLAPKEPL from the coding sequence ATGATTAGACAAACTCATCTGACGTCGTCCGAACTGGACGAATGTTTCTGGGGGACTGAGCTTCAATGCATCTATATGCATTTGGCGGAAGCCAAGGATCGGTGGGAATGTGAGATGCATACCCATGAGGAGTTGGAAATCGGCTATGTCTTTCAAGGAACGGGCATTTATCAGATCGGCGGAGAGACTTATGAGGCCCATGCCGGTGATCTGTTTGTCATCCCTCCCGGCACACCTCACTTTGAAACACACGATGCGGATGTTCCGTTTGAGTTAATGTTTCTAATGATCCGACATGATGGAGCGGGAGCAGAACGATTAAATGCGTTTACGAAGGAGTGGAAGGGCCGGCATTCATTTCATCGACATTCAAGAATCCAAACTAGGTTTGAGGACATTTGTCGGGAAATTGTGGCCCAGCAGGCAGGATATTTGTCAGTAATCGACGGAATTCTTCGCGAAATTTATATTAAGTTATATCGTAAAGTAAATGATAACCCGTCGAAACAAATCCCCGCGAGTTGGAACAAATCAGAACGTAACCGTCAAGTGTTATCCGAAATTGAGCGGTATGTAGAGGCGCATATTTCCAATTCAATTACCGTAGAGTTGGTGGCACAGCATTTCTTTTATCATCCTAAATATTTATCTCGTTTGTATAAGGAAGAGAAAGGGGAAACATTAGCGGAATTGATATCCAGCATTAGACTGCGAAAGGCCAAATTATTACTGGCGGATACAATCATTCCCATTGAACAAATGGCTGATCTGTTGGGGCTGTCCAGCATTCAATATGTTTATAAATGGTTTAAGAAGGAGATGGGTATTACGCCGTTGGAGTATCGAATGCAGATAAGCTTGGCGCCCAAAGAACCATTATAA
- a CDS encoding DMT family transporter produces MKPNSIPQSRLNPLLLMFILAVAIIAISFSSIFVKWSAAPVAIMAMYRLWMTNVLMLPFVWRKGSEMFTLGGKATGLLVGSGAALGLHFLLWMESLRYTSVASSTAFMALEPVMVMLGSYWAFQQRSSLSRIIGMAVAVVGAIAIGWGDWGLSPQALQGDLLSVLGTAAVALHMILGQSLRSKLSSVSYSFAVFAVAGGVLALYSLIQGYAFFGYKAVDWGVFALLAVVPTILGHYIFNWLLKYMDATSVSMSVLGEPIGATILAYFLLGEALTAIQLGAGVLLIGGVWLFIRSNGQQAVPHEVDAVTKESA; encoded by the coding sequence TTGAAACCTAATTCTATACCTCAGTCCAGATTAAATCCTCTACTTTTAATGTTCATATTGGCCGTAGCTATTATTGCCATTTCCTTTTCTTCCATTTTTGTAAAATGGTCCGCCGCGCCGGTAGCCATCATGGCGATGTACCGTCTGTGGATGACGAATGTGCTGATGCTCCCTTTTGTATGGAGGAAAGGTTCGGAAATGTTCACTCTCGGAGGGAAAGCGACCGGTTTGTTGGTTGGATCCGGCGCCGCGTTGGGTCTTCATTTTCTGCTATGGATGGAATCGCTTCGATATACCTCAGTCGCCTCGTCTACCGCCTTTATGGCTTTGGAGCCGGTCATGGTGATGCTGGGTTCGTACTGGGCATTTCAACAACGGTCTTCCTTATCCCGAATCATAGGGATGGCTGTTGCTGTCGTTGGCGCGATTGCCATCGGTTGGGGGGATTGGGGACTGTCTCCCCAGGCACTCCAAGGTGACTTGCTGTCCGTGCTCGGAACGGCGGCTGTCGCGCTGCATATGATTCTGGGGCAAAGCTTGCGTTCCAAGCTGTCTTCTGTAAGCTACAGTTTTGCTGTGTTTGCGGTGGCGGGCGGAGTGCTGGCGCTCTACAGCCTGATACAGGGTTACGCCTTCTTTGGATATAAGGCGGTCGACTGGGGCGTATTCGCCCTTTTGGCTGTAGTTCCGACGATTTTGGGACATTACATCTTTAATTGGCTGCTGAAATATATGGATGCCACATCAGTGTCCATGTCCGTTCTGGGAGAGCCGATCGGGGCGACGATTCTGGCGTATTTCCTGCTGGGCGAAGCGTTGACCGCTATTCAACTGGGTGCGGGTGTTTTATTGATCGGCGGCGTTTGGTTGTTTATCCGCAGTAACGGACAACAGGCGGTACCGCATGAGGTTGACGCAGTAACGAAGGAGAGCGCTTAA
- a CDS encoding CpsD/CapB family tyrosine-protein kinase, with protein sequence MRRNNTLSSSLHPNDYETPITEAYRTIRTAIKFAAEDQSRKVLLFCSSIPGEGKTSIIANLGRLFAQDHKAVLLLDGDLRRPHLHSLFALNNRTGLSSILLGYSNPEESVQSTQIPNLSVLTAGPIQPNAAELLGSPRLEETLSLLKDAYDIILVDAPSLLTVSDAQLLAQVADGIVLVIRSQVTHKEQLIKAQQFLEPFRPKVLGAILNDRS encoded by the coding sequence ATGAGACGAAACAATACACTATCAAGTTCGCTTCACCCCAACGATTACGAAACACCTATTACGGAAGCTTACCGGACCATACGCACCGCCATTAAATTCGCCGCCGAAGATCAGAGCCGTAAGGTTCTGTTATTCTGCAGCTCTATTCCCGGTGAAGGCAAGACTTCCATTATAGCGAATCTGGGAAGGTTGTTTGCCCAGGATCATAAAGCGGTTCTGTTGCTGGACGGCGATTTGCGTCGGCCCCATCTACATTCCTTATTCGCGTTAAATAACCGTACAGGGCTGAGCTCTATATTATTGGGTTATTCCAACCCTGAAGAATCCGTGCAGTCAACACAGATTCCTAATCTGTCCGTTCTGACCGCAGGTCCGATCCAGCCCAATGCCGCCGAGTTGTTAGGCTCGCCTCGGTTAGAAGAAACCCTTTCCCTGCTTAAAGATGCCTATGACATTATCCTTGTTGATGCTCCCTCTTTATTAACCGTTTCCGATGCTCAGTTGCTGGCTCAGGTAGCCGACGGCATCGTTCTCGTCATCAGAAGTCAGGTCACCCACAAAGAACAACTAATAAAGGCTCAACAGTTTCTTGAGCCTTTCCGTCCTAAAGTATTGGGCGCTATCCTTAACGACCGCTCTTAA
- a CDS encoding ADP-ribosylglycohydrolase family protein has protein sequence MLIPYSELRKTCSNRISMLETQGHEILGLQEKLDQIPDSYDALLEFGNSIIDVPMRGDFPYHEPNHLEEIREERPLNREDEATLYINEMEIRDKIYGGVYGKMLGCILGKPLEMGWTLKDIRSYLEGVDAWPLRDFVPAYSPSQVSPVRRDCMESTKGFVTHVQADDDLNYMVLGLKVLEQYGAAFRTQDMASLWKENIPYGWNWGPEHTRYCLLTNLWWNHYNSLPVGKEWDQFVALFNDGEELIGAMIRGDSFGLVNPGRMALAADMAWRDGRLTHAKTGLYAEMWVAASLAAAFHEQDPVKVVQAGINQLPRHSRYAACMREALEWSIEEKDWHKVYDRIDQKWGYLGFNGTFNESCSVVNSLVHGVDSYGHVDFEKIICTQVMQGWDCDSAGATAGCLAGVMAGYRNIPDKWLKPVNDTFYTTVAGEKETRISAFAERMYQMSRIVRASVPKDAVRERSVQGDTQNFTVKA, from the coding sequence TTGTTAATCCCATATTCTGAGCTTCGCAAAACATGCTCCAATCGAATCTCCATGCTTGAAACCCAAGGTCATGAAATACTAGGCTTGCAGGAGAAGCTTGACCAAATACCCGACAGTTACGATGCATTACTCGAATTTGGAAATTCAATCATCGACGTACCGATGCGCGGAGACTTTCCATATCATGAACCAAACCATCTGGAAGAAATCCGGGAGGAACGACCGCTGAACCGAGAGGACGAAGCAACACTTTATATTAATGAGATGGAAATACGGGATAAGATCTATGGCGGCGTATATGGAAAAATGTTGGGGTGCATTCTAGGCAAGCCATTGGAGATGGGCTGGACTTTAAAGGACATCCGCTCTTACCTGGAAGGGGTTGACGCATGGCCGTTGCGGGATTTCGTCCCTGCCTATAGCCCTAGTCAAGTAAGCCCGGTACGCCGTGATTGCATGGAAAGTACGAAGGGTTTCGTGACCCATGTGCAGGCTGACGATGATTTGAACTATATGGTGTTGGGATTAAAAGTGCTGGAGCAATACGGCGCGGCATTTCGGACACAAGATATGGCCTCATTGTGGAAGGAGAATATCCCTTACGGCTGGAACTGGGGGCCGGAGCATACGCGATACTGCCTATTAACCAATTTATGGTGGAACCATTACAACAGTTTGCCTGTAGGGAAGGAATGGGATCAATTTGTAGCTTTGTTTAACGACGGCGAGGAGTTGATCGGCGCGATGATTCGGGGGGATTCCTTCGGTCTTGTGAATCCCGGAAGGATGGCATTGGCGGCAGATATGGCCTGGCGGGACGGGCGCCTTACGCATGCCAAGACAGGCTTGTACGCCGAAATGTGGGTTGCGGCTTCCCTTGCCGCAGCATTTCATGAACAAGACCCGGTTAAGGTCGTGCAAGCAGGCATCAATCAATTACCGCGGCATTCCCGGTATGCAGCTTGTATGAGAGAGGCTTTGGAATGGTCCATAGAAGAGAAGGATTGGCATAAAGTGTACGACAGAATTGATCAAAAATGGGGATATCTTGGCTTTAACGGCACATTTAACGAAAGCTGTTCTGTCGTCAATTCCTTGGTTCATGGGGTCGATTCGTATGGACACGTTGATTTCGAAAAAATAATATGCACACAGGTTATGCAGGGATGGGACTGTGACAGTGCGGGAGCAACCGCAGGTTGTTTGGCAGGCGTCATGGCCGGATACCGCAATATTCCTGATAAATGGCTAAAGCCGGTCAACGATACGTTCTATACTACAGTTGCCGGTGAGAAAGAGACCCGAATTAGCGCGTTTGCCGAACGAATGTACCAGATGAGCCGTATTGTGCGCGCCTCCGTTCCAAAGGATGCCGTACGTGAAAGAAGCGTGCAAGGGGATACCCAGAATTTCACGGTGAAAGCCTAG
- a CDS encoding sulfite exporter TauE/SafE family protein, whose amino-acid sequence MLTILLLLLIGILSATFGSVVGLGGGIITVPALMYLGPSLLNRAYTATEAVGTSLTVLIITALSSTLVFRKQKKIDYKGGWLYFAASGPASMVGAALTGVLNPDRFQLIFGFFMLTMAGLLIARDYIKPLDIHWSIKRSFTDAQNHTYTYGYSVAAALILGFFVGLVSGLFGIGGGSLFVPVMVILFGYPAHIATATSMFVIFFSSILGSSVHMFNGDVDWLSVAALAPGAWLGGKLGAWIAGKMSGKGLLWILRISMLGVAAKTIAEGLNWA is encoded by the coding sequence ATGCTTACCATACTGCTCCTGTTACTTATCGGCATCCTATCAGCGACGTTTGGCAGTGTTGTGGGGCTGGGCGGGGGAATCATTACAGTGCCGGCGCTCATGTATTTGGGCCCCTCACTGCTGAATCGCGCTTATACGGCAACCGAAGCCGTGGGCACCTCCCTGACGGTGCTGATTATCACCGCCTTATCATCGACACTGGTATTTCGCAAACAGAAGAAAATCGACTATAAGGGCGGTTGGCTCTACTTTGCGGCAAGCGGACCGGCATCCATGGTGGGTGCGGCTTTGACCGGCGTGCTGAATCCCGATCGGTTTCAATTAATTTTCGGTTTTTTTATGCTGACTATGGCAGGACTGCTCATCGCCAGGGATTACATCAAGCCTTTGGACATTCACTGGAGCATTAAGAGATCGTTTACGGATGCCCAAAATCATACGTACACCTACGGTTATTCCGTGGCTGCCGCTCTGATTCTGGGATTCTTCGTAGGGTTGGTCTCGGGCCTGTTCGGAATCGGCGGCGGTTCTTTATTCGTGCCGGTCATGGTAATCCTGTTCGGGTACCCGGCTCATATTGCCACGGCCACATCCATGTTCGTCATCTTCTTCTCCTCCATTCTGGGCAGCTCCGTGCACATGTTTAACGGGGACGTGGATTGGCTGAGCGTAGCCGCGCTTGCACCGGGGGCATGGCTTGGAGGGAAGCTGGGCGCATGGATTGCTGGAAAGATGAGCGGCAAAGGACTCCTATGGATATTGCGGATATCCATGCTGGGTGTTGCGGCCAAAACGATCGCGGAAGGCTTGAATTGGGCTTAA
- a CDS encoding inositol monophosphatase family protein codes for MIPVGDQKAVPYVVGSKSYTAVAVNCAAKAGEWIKSKLGTYTHLDTKYSRQDLVTEMDKGAEALIRNLVLTHFPDHAFLGEEGVEAGPEASRKALEKVSAAEYLWIVDPIDGTTNYVHQFPFYSVSIALAHKGEVIVGVIYDPSRDELFVAEKGKGAYLRNRTLAVSEETTLSDSLLATGFPADPVTAYPANMAQLQAVAPQVRNIRAGGSAALHLAYVAAGRLSGFWEMNLSSWDLAAGTLLIQEAGGKVTDIEGNPYHLGVRNILTTNGRIHDSLSQALQDATKS; via the coding sequence ATGATACCTGTAGGGGATCAGAAGGCCGTACCTTATGTAGTCGGCAGCAAGAGCTATACGGCGGTTGCGGTTAACTGCGCGGCCAAAGCCGGAGAATGGATCAAGAGCAAGCTGGGCACATACACCCATTTAGATACGAAATACTCACGGCAGGATCTGGTTACGGAAATGGATAAGGGGGCCGAAGCGCTGATTCGCAACCTGGTGTTGACACACTTTCCCGATCACGCTTTTCTTGGCGAGGAGGGGGTGGAGGCGGGACCGGAAGCTTCAAGGAAAGCTTTGGAGAAGGTAAGCGCCGCGGAATATTTATGGATTGTCGATCCCATTGACGGTACAACCAACTACGTTCACCAATTTCCGTTCTACTCGGTCTCCATCGCGCTTGCCCATAAAGGCGAAGTCATTGTAGGCGTGATTTATGATCCTTCAAGAGATGAATTATTTGTGGCGGAGAAAGGCAAGGGAGCTTATCTTCGTAATCGGACGTTAGCTGTTTCAGAGGAAACAACGCTCAGTGACAGCTTACTTGCAACCGGATTTCCGGCGGACCCTGTCACAGCCTATCCGGCGAACATGGCGCAATTGCAAGCGGTGGCCCCGCAAGTCCGTAACATCCGGGCGGGAGGATCGGCCGCTTTGCACTTGGCTTATGTAGCTGCCGGACGATTAAGCGGGTTCTGGGAGATGAATCTAAGCAGCTGGGATCTGGCTGCCGGTACGCTGCTCATCCAGGAAGCGGGCGGCAAGGTGACCGATATTGAGGGCAATCCGTACCATCTCGGCGTACGTAACATTCTGACCACGAATGGCCGCATTCATGACTCGTTATCACAAGCCCTTCAGGATGCAACGAAATCCTAA
- a CDS encoding glucosidase family protein, with the protein MSRLKDLLDSHPNWIPPRSDQHTVIGLPHSRDHRKTFVEPGGSFSPGAGTFGVSLWIYDPMADKLHAPEEFSLDRLHWAWEDGYLPILNSTWKAAGIQVQQQLFAESVYDLQNIVNTLKIHVTNKGEAVSKVSMFVVLRCYGPAGGQIRSMAMNMKGRADINGYTVMLADQPPIDIGTSGFDRDGKEISEFLRGGTLPVEDRVEDSQGLCSGAFRYSLELKPGEEKEFEFNFFVHPMEYDYLSRFEQYHEQPYELKLGKVKQYWEANLKKVTVQLPDARYTNAYYSILAQMLIACVDHDARIATITYPLFWLRDCVYIVNALDKAGFHDEVRIQLERMKDRIFAGGFGAEGDAFGEGIWPYYTHYLLRGDRVWLEEVYPSLRERAEWIVKLRKTTEYHYYDVEMRLPNQRSSANMDLVCEPAKDGLIQGRMDGHIPVIWVNGFAHLGLKAISELAEALGLKDDGARYKEEAIQIQEALREYGRSAFGDNERDVTCAIWPTQAFSPDDVFVQEKFESWWQKNRLQGKAAYNPEPLWKYFELGQAHNYLLLGDAEKALQTVHYYLEHHYVNNLFGWLEDNHDVAEFWSTIEGWYKLPSRHPHGWVSSELFLLLRDLILYEKDRTLIVGEGVPPEWMELTSPIEVLKMPTSFGPVDVQIHCVDEGKVELFIHFHEKGRLPEEIDVRLPWKQVEMDTSIGLKHRESFIIGAQHYRDHGDVKITVQ; encoded by the coding sequence ATGAGTCGTCTAAAGGATTTGCTGGATTCGCACCCGAATTGGATTCCGCCGAGATCCGATCAGCACACGGTCATTGGATTGCCGCACAGTCGTGATCATAGGAAGACGTTTGTCGAGCCTGGAGGCAGTTTCTCTCCCGGTGCCGGCACATTCGGAGTAAGCCTGTGGATATACGACCCTATGGCCGACAAATTACATGCCCCGGAGGAATTCTCCCTGGATCGGCTGCATTGGGCGTGGGAAGATGGTTATTTGCCAATTCTCAACAGTACATGGAAAGCCGCGGGCATCCAAGTTCAGCAACAGCTATTTGCGGAGAGCGTGTATGATTTGCAAAATATCGTTAATACGTTGAAAATTCACGTGACGAACAAGGGTGAAGCGGTCTCGAAAGTTTCTATGTTTGTTGTGCTGCGTTGCTACGGCCCGGCAGGCGGCCAAATCAGAAGCATGGCTATGAACATGAAGGGCCGAGCGGATATAAACGGTTACACCGTGATGCTGGCTGACCAGCCCCCGATAGACATAGGTACCAGCGGATTTGATCGGGATGGTAAGGAGATTTCGGAATTCCTCCGCGGAGGAACGCTTCCGGTTGAAGACCGGGTTGAGGACTCACAAGGCTTGTGCAGCGGCGCATTTAGGTATTCACTTGAATTAAAACCCGGGGAAGAGAAGGAGTTTGAATTTAATTTCTTTGTGCATCCGATGGAATACGATTACCTTTCACGTTTTGAACAGTACCATGAACAGCCGTATGAACTGAAGCTTGGGAAAGTAAAGCAATATTGGGAAGCTAACTTGAAGAAGGTTACGGTTCAACTTCCAGATGCTCGTTACACTAACGCGTACTATTCTATTTTGGCACAAATGTTGATTGCATGCGTGGATCATGATGCCCGAATCGCTACGATTACTTATCCGTTATTCTGGTTAAGGGACTGCGTGTATATAGTGAATGCCTTGGATAAAGCAGGTTTCCACGATGAAGTAAGAATACAATTGGAACGTATGAAGGATCGAATCTTCGCGGGAGGATTCGGTGCGGAAGGGGACGCTTTCGGAGAGGGAATTTGGCCGTACTATACGCATTATCTGCTAAGGGGGGACAGGGTATGGCTGGAAGAAGTCTATCCTTCGTTACGTGAGCGAGCCGAATGGATTGTCAAGCTTAGGAAAACAACCGAGTATCACTATTATGATGTGGAAATGCGTTTGCCGAATCAAAGAAGTTCTGCCAATATGGATTTGGTTTGCGAGCCTGCCAAAGACGGATTAATTCAAGGACGGATGGATGGACATATTCCAGTCATATGGGTAAACGGGTTTGCTCATCTCGGACTTAAGGCAATCAGCGAATTGGCAGAGGCATTAGGTTTGAAAGATGACGGCGCGCGATACAAGGAAGAGGCAATTCAGATTCAGGAAGCGCTGCGCGAATATGGACGTTCTGCTTTCGGAGACAATGAGCGCGATGTCACGTGCGCGATTTGGCCAACCCAAGCCTTCTCGCCTGACGACGTGTTTGTGCAGGAGAAATTTGAATCCTGGTGGCAGAAAAACCGTTTGCAAGGGAAAGCCGCCTATAATCCGGAACCGTTATGGAAATATTTTGAACTAGGTCAGGCGCATAATTATCTGCTTTTAGGTGATGCGGAGAAGGCGCTGCAGACAGTCCATTATTATTTGGAGCACCATTATGTGAATAATTTATTCGGTTGGCTCGAAGACAATCATGATGTAGCCGAGTTTTGGAGCACCATTGAAGGTTGGTACAAGTTGCCTTCCCGTCATCCGCACGGATGGGTATCGTCAGAACTTTTCTTGCTGCTCCGTGATCTGATCCTGTATGAGAAAGATCGGACGCTTATCGTGGGGGAAGGGGTTCCTCCTGAATGGATGGAGCTTACGTCTCCGATTGAAGTGTTAAAAATGCCAACAAGCTTCGGACCGGTCGATGTTCAAATTCATTGCGTTGATGAAGGTAAAGTTGAACTCTTCATTCATTTTCATGAGAAGGGCCGTTTGCCGGAGGAGATTGATGTGAGGCTTCCTTGGAAACAGGTTGAGATGGATACGAGTATCGGACTTAAACACCGAGAGTCGTTCATCATTGGGGCTCAACACTACAGAGATCACGGTGATGTAAAAATTACGGTTCAATAA
- a CDS encoding GNAT family N-acetyltransferase, whose amino-acid sequence MNERISIKQLSEMNEVKMLNTEFAKYYPWFTQSRYHESCLEENQNGTRVTLLAYYDGILAGCCHLLYISKYPHFVSREIPEINDLNVFPQYRNKRIASALFDRLEGIAAENSSYVGLGVGLYKDYGNAQRMYGQRGYVLDGEGLMYGNNAVRPGETVRVDDELLLYLIKQLI is encoded by the coding sequence ATGAATGAGAGAATTTCTATAAAGCAACTTTCAGAGATGAATGAAGTAAAGATGTTGAATACGGAATTTGCAAAATATTATCCATGGTTCACGCAAAGCAGGTATCACGAGAGTTGCCTAGAAGAAAATCAGAATGGCACAAGAGTAACCCTATTAGCTTATTATGACGGAATTCTGGCAGGTTGCTGTCATTTACTTTACATATCGAAGTATCCTCATTTTGTATCAAGGGAAATTCCCGAGATTAACGATTTAAACGTGTTTCCCCAGTACAGAAATAAACGAATAGCATCAGCACTTTTTGATAGATTAGAAGGTATTGCGGCAGAGAATTCAAGTTATGTTGGGCTAGGTGTAGGGCTTTATAAAGATTACGGCAATGCGCAAAGAATGTACGGTCAAAGAGGTTATGTCTTGGATGGTGAGGGGCTGATGTATGGAAATAATGCAGTCCGACCGGGAGAGACAGTAAGGGTGGATGATGAAT